A window of Hippoglossus stenolepis isolate QCI-W04-F060 chromosome 16, HSTE1.2, whole genome shotgun sequence contains these coding sequences:
- the gcgra gene encoding glucagon receptor, which produces MSRLFLLLATLVVSCSVQVSPAATLDKLKESLKLYMEECDRNNSRDPPSTGLVCNRTFDNYACWPDGVPNTTVSVPCPWYLPWYHEVQHGMVYQECDANGQWVATKNTSECDSNNPRKQYYGHIRIMYTVGYSLSLVALVLALGILIFFRKLHCMRNNIHMNLFASFILRALSILIKDALLVANITSQDLSRDQEQEFPRASMPPVELLVNNEITVSCRIAVVMMQYSIMANTYWLLVEGIYLHNLLVITVFTERNYFKIYLCIGWGTPLIFLVPWVIAKYLYENQECWGQNIDMNYWWIIRSPILLAVVINFLIFIHIIKILVSKLRAHQMRYTDYKIRLAKSTLTLIPLLGIHQVVFIFVTDESTKTTISLRLTKLFIDLFLSSFQGLLVAILYCFVNKEVQSEILKKWKRWKLGRNIEEEYRHTYSNTPNTKTGSLLNHVSRLPHLPDIAKTAAPLCSPEERHMLVARCHNGTEHSAGEGQCTSPLHKGTVSNCTLVEDISLTDKVQCYKARRENAESHL; this is translated from the exons ATGTCACGGCTGTTCCTCCTTTTGGCAACGCTCGTCGTCTCCTGCAGCGTCCAG gtgtCTCCTGCCGCCACCCTGGATAAGCTGAAGGAGAGTTTGAAGTTGTACATGGAGGAGTGTGATCGCAACAATAGCCGAGACCCGCCGAGCACCG GCCTCGTGTGCAACAGGACGTTTGACAATTACGCCTGTTGGCCCGATGGAGTCCCCAACACCACTGTGAGCGTGCCATGTCCGTGGTATCTGCCATGGTACCATGAAG ttcaGCACGGTATGGTGTATCAGGAATGTGACGCAAACGGCCAGTGGGTGGCTACGAAGAATACCAGCGAGTGTGACTCCAATAATCCAAGGAAG CAGTACTATGGCCACATCCGGATCATGTACACAGTGGGGTATTCCTTATCTCTGGTGGCTTTGGTGCTGGCGCTCGGTATCCTCATATTCTTCAG GAAGCTGCACTGCATGAGGAACAACATCCACATGAATCTGTTTGCCTCCTTCATCCTGCGAGCGCTGTCAATCCTCATCAAAGACGCTCTGCTGGTGGCCAACATCACATCGCAGGACCTCAGCAGGGACCAGGAGCAGGAATTCCCTCGGGCGTCTATGCccccagtggagctgctggtcaACAATGAG ATAACAGTTAGCTGTCGCATCGCCGTGGTGATGATGCAATACAGCATCATGGCCAACACCTActggctgctggtggagggCATCTACCTCCACAACCTGCTGGTGATCACCGTGTTCACCGAGAGGAACTACTTCAAAATCTACCTGTGCATCGGCTGGG GTACTCCGTTGATATTCCTTGTGCCCTGGGTGATAGCTAAATATCTGTATGAAAATCAAGA gTGCTGGGGGCAAAACATAGACATGAATTACTGGTGGATCATACGTTCCCCAATTCTGCTGGCAGTTGTG ATCaacttcctcatcttcatccatATCATTAAAATTCTTGTGTCAAAACTTCGAGCGCACCAAATGAGATACACCGATTACAAGATCAG GCTGGCTAAGTCGACTCTAACCCTGATCCCCCTGCTGGGTATCCATCAGGTGGTCTTCATCTTTGTGACGGACGAATCTACCAAGACCACCATCAGTTTGCGTCTCACCAAGCTCTTCATcgacctcttcctctcatccttccAG GGTCTGTTGGTGGCCATCTTGTACTGCTTCGTGAACAAAGAA GTGCAGTCCGAGATCCTGAAGAAGTGGAAACGCTGGAAGCTCGGGAGGAACATCGAGGAGGAATACCGCCACACTTACAGCAATACCCCCAACACCAAGACAGGCAGCCTGTTGAACCACGTCTCTCGGTTGCCTCACCTCCCGGACATCGCCAAAACCGCCGCTCCACTCTGCAGCCCCGAGGAGAGGCACATGCTGGTGGCTCGCTGCCATAACGGCACGGAGCACAGTGCGGGGGAAGGGCAGTGCACCTCCCCACTGCACAAGGGAACAGTCAGCAACTGCACCCTGGTGGAGGACATCAGCCTCACGGACAAGGTGCAGTGTTACAAGGCTAGGAGAGAGAACGCAGAGAGCCACCTGTGA